One region of Miscanthus floridulus cultivar M001 chromosome 19, ASM1932011v1, whole genome shotgun sequence genomic DNA includes:
- the LOC136526777 gene encoding uncharacterized protein, which translates to MFGRGSLRINLMKAAAVQRKPSPKISSTQKRKPSPKVDHSRASWDAGLEKALIDLLHEHNNECYRGQNGWSTEAWNKIVKLFHEKFPYVRFTKVQIQDKDRELKREYRVLKEARKQSGAHWNEKLCRIEGDEAVWNNIITSHPKAKRFRNKSFPLFESLGELYDGQTAEGTLNF; encoded by the exons ATGTTTGGAAGGGGGTCTCTGAGGATCAATTTGATGAAAGCTGCAGCAGTCCAAAGAAAGCCTTCTCCAAAGATTTCAAGCACACAAAAGAGAAAACCATCACCAAAAG TTGATCATTCTAGAGCGAGTTGGGATGCGGGACTTGAAAAGGCTTTGATTGACCTTCTTCATGAGCACAACAATGAATGTTATAGGGGACAGAATGGATGGTCAACAGAAGCATGGAACAAAATTGTCAAATTATTCCATGAGAAGTTCCCGTATGTCAGATTTACGAAGGTTCAAATCCAAGACAAAGACAGAGAGTTAAAGAGGGAATACAGAGTTCTAAAAGAAGCAAGAAAacaaagtggtgcacattggaATGAAAAGCTGTGCAGGATTGAGGGAGATGAAGCTGTTTGGAACAACATTATTACT TCCCATCCTAAGGCCAAGAGATTTCGGAATAAATCTTTCCCATTGTTTGAGTCTTTAGGAGAGCTATATGATG GACAAACTGCTGAGGGAACCTTAAACTTT
- the LOC136525725 gene encoding zinc finger BED domain-containing protein RICESLEEPER 2-like: MKRLKPYTEDFRTAISFLNSSNQRIALFKNYCKAQGLRPRKFGLDMDVRWNSTFLMLKHLLPYKEVFDVFITSNYGSTLLTAQHWHVAEQIMIFLELFYNSTVVLSGVYYPTTPLVLHHMLDMAEHLQNAERDANFRMIATPMKLKFLKYWEKIPLIYSYAFILDPRAKMKGFFNVLELLAKATGCIYSSYYADVKDELYKLFGNYEQKFGAVRSQRVSIPSAHTGKTKQAWGRIFGGPGDSPVSSSPSAHTPSVVSELKAYLDSDPVTCYEESFDILLWWRDHKLTYPILSIMARDIMSVPMSTVSSESCFSCTSRILDDRRRRLLPEHVEMLTCIKDWEQGARREQHTPEDLDLEEAFKNLFLDEQGEGSGSGSVSSSGSVSGSGGTAGAGAGAAGG, from the coding sequence AtgaagaggttgaaaccttataCTGAAGATTTCAGAACTGCAATAAGTTttttaaattcctctaatcaaagaattgcattgtttAAAAACTACTGCAAGGCTCAGGGTCTTAGACCTAGGAAGTTtggcttggatatggatgttagatggaattctacttTTTTGATGCTCAAACATTTGCTGCCATACAAAGAAGTCTTTGATGTGTTTATTACCTCTAATTATGGTTCTACTTTATTGACTGCACAGCATTGGCATGTTGCTGAACAAATAATGATATTCCTGGAACTCTTCTATAACTCTACTGTTGTGCTGTCTGGGGTTTATTATCCCACAACTCCACTTGTTTTGCACCATATGCTTGACATGGCTGAACATTTGCAAAATGCTGAAAGAGATGCTAATTTTAGAATGATTGCTACTCCTATGAAacttaaattccttaaatattgggagaaaattccactcatttattcatatgcattcattcttgatcctagagctaagatgaaagGGTTCTTTAATGTGCTTGAATTGCTTGCTAAGGCAACTGGATGCATTTATAGTTCATACTATGCTGATGtaaaagatgaattgtataaatTGTTTGGCAATTATGAACAGAAATTTGGTGCAGTGAGGTCTCAGAGGGTTTCAATCCCTTCAGCTCATACTGGTAAGACAAAACAGGCATGGGGAAGGATCTTTGGAGGTCCTGGTGATTCCCCTGTCTCTTCTTCCCCCTCAGCTCATACTCCATCTGTTGTTAGTGAGCTCAAAGCATACTTGGACAGTGACCCTGTCACATGTTATGAGGAATCCTTTGACATACtcctctggtggcgtgaccacaagctaacTTATCCAATCCTATCTATTATGGCTCGAGATATTATGTCTGTCCCTATGTCTACTGTCTCTTCCGAGTCCTGTTTCAGCTGTACATCCAGGATACTCGATGATCGGCGGCGGCGCTTGTTGCCTGAGCATGTTGAGATGCTCACCTGCATCAAGGACTGGGAGCAAGGTGCAAGAAGAGAACAGCATACACCTGAGGACCTGGACCTTGAGGAGGCATTCAAGAATCTCTTCCTCGATGAACAAGGCGAAGGCAGCGGCTCCGGCAGTGTCAGCAGCTCCGGCAGTGTCAGCGGCAGCGGCGgtactgctggtgctggtgctggtgctgctggtggatag